The genomic window aattaagttgaacTTAAAATGAAAAGTTTGAGAAAATATACCACAACATAACAGCTGATGCTAAagaaagtttgacaaaattaaacaaatcaGCAAATGCTAGCATTGAGAATCCATTCCAAGCACCATCTGATTTAGTGATGAAAATGTACATAAGTTGAGCAATGATAATAAGCCACCATGATGTGTTAAGAGAAATTGCAGCTCCAGCTAAGCCCCATCCAAGTTTAAATATTAGAAGCCAACTAATAATTACATGGAAAACCAAAGCTGATGCTGATATCCATAACATCACAAGGACTTTCCTTTGTGCTTGTAAGAACTTTTGAATTGGAAAATTCAAAGCATATGCAAATAATTGTGGTATCATCCATCGAGCCAATGTGCCTATGCCAATAGAAAAATagatttaataaatatatacaagATGTACCTTATATAATTAtagttaaaagaaaatttaattaagttgcAACCATTTCTTAATTTTCTGAAGGGGCAGAGGAAAGTGATGCTATATGGGGGGCTATGGTACCACCTACCTGCCTTGCAAATTTTTATGAGCTGAAGTTTTTAACATGTAAACTTCAATAAAAGTGTTCAACTTGGCCCACTAAATAATTAGTATAATTACTCTTTGGTCCCCTCTTTGAAAACACACTAGAGGCCCTATTCCTAGCTACCTTTTTAACTAGCGAAAAGATGAAATTGGATTCCTTGTAGTCATAATCGCAACAATTAATTTAGATCGAACAGTTGATATTTGAGTTTCATGGTGGAATAGCAATGTGACGCGAAAAAAACATAGATGGGAGTGCAAATCCAAACATATGTTTAATACATGTTTGTATTTGCAGTGAATTCGACAAAACCACACGATGCAAATGAAATGAATAGAAGTAACTAACCAGCAGCCTCTGCGACCTCATCGGTCTGTCCAACGAGCTTCAAGAGGGGAGTTGCCCAAATATAAAAAGGTGACATTAAAAGGGCAGCAGTCAACAAGATAATCCATGATCTTTGCATGTAAACTCCCATCATCCTTATATGACCAGCACCAAATGCTTGCCCACATAGTGTCTCCAAGGCACTTCCCATACCCAACTGTTTCCAACAAAAACAAATGTATATAAATCAATCAATTTCCATAGATTATCAATTCCTTAACACATTAATccaaatatatgaattttgaaaagcattttttggaaaaatatctTAACTAAATGTAAACTCTTATTTATAAGTTATTGAAGGTGTCACATTGTAGAATGGTATGGTATGAATAAATGATTAGGTCATCATAAATACAAATTAACTTTTGAAGTTGAGTTATGGCGGACCCTATATTCTTTTGGGGCCCAAAAGTCCGGGCCAACCCTTATTTTGCACACCATAAACATGCTTAGATTCGTCACTGCTTCTACCGTAAACTTTTTCATTATTAATTTAACCCATTGGCATTATGACAAAAACAAATGTACTATTGAAAACAAGTGTAATAGCGTTCCAAAAGTATAATTCAGATGATAAAATGTTGTAGGAATATTAATTATGTTGGGGGCGTAGGGTCGATTATACAATTTCTCACTTTTcatgtgtgtgtgagtttcgtTGTTAGACACATTTGAACAAAAATAGTAAAAGACAAGTATAATGTAACAATAAAATGTAGACGAAAAGTTTCCGTACCAAGAAACCAAAGGCAAACCCAGCAATAACAGAGTTTTCAACAGAAAAAGCAGCAAGTTGAAGCTCACCGACATGACCAAGAAATGTAGAAGTAAGTGCACCAAGTGAGAATTGAGATAAAGCAGTTAAGATTGCTGGACCTGCTATTTTCCATATCTTCTTTGACTCAACACCAAATTTGTGAACAATTTTCAGTGGCTTCTCTTCTTCATTTTCAACAACACTAGAAGAGTTGTTGTTAGTGTTGTCTAATAGAGGAGTGTCAGTGGCCATGGTTAATTATATATCACActttttgaatttcaaataaaCTTTGAATATTAGGAAAGTGTTGCTCtagatttatttatattatatagtcaAATGGGCTTTGAATATTAGAAATGTGTTAGCAtagattatattatatagttagttagttagttgtaTCACTTATATGCTACACGACATGAGAAATTTGGAATTGGATTAGGTGCATTCGAATTTTCAGTGCAGTCACTTGATAGCCGTCCGATCACGATCGGACGGTTTAAATAAATACAGTCAAAAAATACAGTTGTTAAATCATAATCAtccgatcttgatcggacggcCATAAAGTGACTGACTGCATGACTGTACGGAAAATTCGACTGCACGGAATCCGGATCCGAGAAATTTGTGTCTAACTAAAATGCAATGGTGGGTAGGTAGAGGAAAAGAAAGGTAGTTGGTTGGTAAGTAAGTGAGTAGTTCCTcaaaattattgaatttaaCTACTTAGTAGTAGTATCTAGTTGCCGCTTAAGAAAAAATAGTAGTGTCTACTTCCAATTTagcttaatttttaaaaatatttatacttttatcaaaataaaaatacacttaataagtctcaaattataagtcactttggAAATTTTACACAAGTTAttgtttgaaaaagaaaaagtaagtTATTTAATAAAGTTACCGTTCATCATTGGTATgaggaaaataaattaaaaaattggaaaagaaaACTAATAAGTAGTAAATAGTCGACTTCCTTAGTCGTAGAACATGTCCCTGGTGATTGATTATAGTATATTAGTAAATGTTTTtcttaactaattttttttttaaatgaaactGATGATCGAATACATGACCTCTAGTATACTACATAAACTTCTTACCGCTAGACTAAATTTAGTGGCTTGAAAATTgccaattaaataatattaaaatgttagcTTGATCCTTAACTTGATTATTGTACAAACAAGTTGACTCGGCACAAATAATAACGACAAATTTTAGCATAAGTAAATTCAAACAAAATGGAAGTTTCGATTTGAATGAACGGTCCTTATTACAAAATAGAAATAGTACGTAGCAAGGTTATTGCTTATTAGAAAACTCAATGGAGGTTGGCATGAGATAGGACACTGGTGGCTACACCAGACGGTCATTGAACTCAAAAGTTAAATGTTTAAGCTTATGGCTTATGATGTTTTAACTCTTGAACAACACTTCAATGGTTGGTGAAGTCACAATGTATACTTAACTAGAAACTAGGTAAATGCTAGCCATTTCTAAAACAACATTTGTGGTTTAAAATTTGACACGATCAAAACTTATGTTTGGCCCGACTTATTTTCAACTTATAAGTTACTTTCAGCTTAAAGTTAAAAAACACAACTTAAAAGATAAAGTTAAAGCTGtttggattttaaaaaaaaaaattaacattaaagtTACTTTTAAAACAATTGTTTCACTGtgatgaaatatatatttatagaaaaactatTACTTTTAAAACTGAGAATATTATTCAGAAGTATGTCAacggataaataatttttttatacaaaataaaatctattgtattattcattttatgTAAGAACTCTAATGAAGTtgtattttcttaatatttaagaacagtaaaaaaataaaaaattagttcgAAATTTAAAGAAGACGAAGTGAAGTACTATAGATAATAGTTGGGTGTATATAAAGTACATGTTTGGATTCTAGTTTTCGAACTTTAGCAAGCGGATAATaaattctaatttcatataatttatcattttatttcttttgtgaATTTTATACTACCATTTAAATATTGCTATTTTAtttgtcaataaaaatattCTAGT from Trifolium pratense cultivar HEN17-A07 linkage group LG1, ARS_RC_1.1, whole genome shotgun sequence includes these protein-coding regions:
- the LOC123886090 gene encoding protein DETOXIFICATION 33 — protein: MATDTPLLDNTNNNSSSVVENEEEKPLKIVHKFGVESKKIWKIAGPAILTALSQFSLGALTSTFLGHVGELQLAAFSVENSVIAGFAFGFLLGMGSALETLCGQAFGAGHIRMMGVYMQRSWIILLTAALLMSPFYIWATPLLKLVGQTDEVAEAAGTLARWMIPQLFAYALNFPIQKFLQAQRKVLVMLWISASALVFHVIISWLLIFKLGWGLAGAAISLNTSWWLIIIAQLMYIFITKSDGAWNGFSMLAFADLFNFVKLSLASAVMLCLEFWYLMILVVITGHLKNPLVPLDSISICMTINGWDIMIALGFNAAISVRVSNELGAGDFKAAKFSVIVVSLTSIFIGVVAMIIVLSTRDFFPQLFTSSDAVAEETTKLAVLLGFTVLLNSLQPVLSGVAVGAGWQSLVAYINLGCYYIVGVPAGILLGITFGFGAEGIWSGLIGGIAMQTIILIIVTSVTNWKKEADEAESRVKKWGGANAYEN